Within bacterium, the genomic segment GTGTTGTCGTAGTCGTAGGGGATCAGCGTCATGCGGTCCAGCACGGGGTCGTGGTAGAGGTAGAAGTTGTTCTGCAGGAACCAGTAGTCGTCCCAGCTCCCCGTCAGCACGTTGACGGCGAAGTACTCCAACACCCCCGCCACGTCCAGGTAATCCCCCAGCGAGTCCTCCAGGGCGAAGTTGGGCGTCTCGTGCAGGATGCGGATGAGGCGGAAGAGCGGGCTGTAGTCGTCCGCCGCCTCGTTGGTGGTCAGCTCGTAGACGCGCCGCCCGTTCTCCTCGTGCTTGTAGCTCTCCGGATCGTTCCCCCGCCAGGCCAGGTCCGCCGGGTAGAGGCACTTCCACAGGTTGCCCCCGTCGTTCTGGAAGTGCTTCCAGAGGAACTCGTCGTCCACATGTTCCACGCTGACGTAGAGGCCGTGGTAGTGCCCGTTGATCCACAGCTCCCCGTGGCTGGCCCGGCTGGCAACCTTGCCCATGCGCTGGAAGAGGTCGAAGCAGAGCTTGCTGCGGGCGATGGCCGGGTCGTTGTGCTCGCCGTTCAGGTTCAGCTTGTCCACGTCGTGGACCTCCCGCCCCGGCACGAAGTCGTTGAAGGAGACCTTGAAGGACTTCTTCTGCGCCCAGCGGCTGGTGTTGCCCCGGATGCGGAAACCGATGTCCGCCACCTCCTCGTCCAGCCAGGCGTTTTGCAGGTGGAACTGGGCCAGGTGCAGGCTGTCGCTGGCCGGGTTGGCGTAGATCCAGTCCAGCGCGGCGGGATCGATCGTCACATCCCAGCGCGCCACCTGGCCGTCGTCGTAGAGTTTCCAGCTGTCGCCAGTGCGGGCCAATGCGGCGGCGGACAGGGCGAGCAGGCCAATCAGCAGGAGGGAGCGGGCGGACATGATGACCTCCGGGATTGCCGGAAGGTAGCTCAGTTGGTGTCACAGTCGGCGTCAGGCATCATGCCTGGCACCAGCACGGAGTGGGTGTCTGGCATCACGCCTGACACCAACCAAGTAGAGCACTGATGCAGGTCATCAATCCAGGAGGTCCTTCCTCAGCCCATAGGCCGTGCTGCGTCCGCCACGATCCAGCTTCTGGAGGATTCCCTGCTCCATCAGCTTCTGGATGTCGCGCAGGGCCGTGTCTTGGGAGCAGCGTACGATCCGGGCCCACTTCGAGCTCGTCAGGCTGCCCAGGGAGTCATCCAGCAGCTTGTCCAGGATCTTCTTCTGCCGCGCGTTCTCAACTCTTGCGGAGCAGGTGGCCCAGAACCGGTGCTTGAAGATGACCCGCGAGAGCAGGTCCTCCGAGCGGGTGAGGGCGCGCCGCAGGCATTCCACGTACCATGTGACCCAGGCGGTCACGTCCATGTCGCCATGCTGCGTGTGCTCGAGACAATCGTAGTAAGCGTTGCGCTCGGTGCAGATTTGGGTGGAAAGGCTGTAGAATCTCATCGGTTGTTGGTCGGATCGGGCCAGGAGCAGGTCACCGATGGCCCGGGCGATGCGCCCGTTGCCGTCCTCGAAAGGATGCAGCGTGACGAACCACAGATGGGCCAGCGCCGATTTCACCACCGGATCGATCTGCGGCCCATCCTCCACCCAGGCCAGGAAGCGACGCACCTCCTGGTCCAGCGTGGCCGCGTCGGGCGCCTGGAAATGCACCCGCTCGCGGCCCAGTGCCCCCGAGACGACCTGCATGGGGCCGCTTTCGTCCGTGCGCCAGGCCCCCGTCCGGATCGGGCGCATACCGCTTCTGGCCAGGGGGAAGAGCGAGCTGTGCCAGGCGAACAACCGATCCCGTGTCAAGGGCTCGGCAAAGTTGCCGGTCGCGTCCAGTGTCATCTCCACGACGCCATCCACTTCGCGGCCGGAGTGGACGGGGTCGGCCGTGGGGATGCCCAGCCGCCTGGCGACGGAGGAGCGGACCTCGGCTGGATCCAGATTCTCCCCCTCAATCTTGGTGGATCCCAGGATGTCCTGGGTCGCCACCTCGAGATTTGCCTGGGCGGCCAGCGCGAAGCCGATCACACCCATCCTCCCGATGACGAGGCCCTGCTGGAGTCGCACGGCGGCCAGCAGCGGGGACAGGGCCACCGCATCCCACTGGAAGCAGGGCCACCCGGGCTGTTGATAGATGTATCGCATCCCTTCTCCGCATGGTCTGCCCGGATGATAGCGCACAATCTCCGCAAAGGCCAGCTATTCTCCGCATGACGTGCGGAGAATATCCCCGCTAATCTCCGCAGCCGGACGGGCGATAGGTCAGACGGTTGGTCTGACCTGCCCCCAACGGAAATCAGGCCACACGGACTGCAGATAGATGTATCGCATCTCTTCTCCGCACGGTCTGCCCGGATGATAGCGCACAATCTCCGCAAAGGCGAATCATTCTCCGCAAATCGTGCGGAGAATAATCCTGACAATCTCCGCAGGGGGACGGGCGCCAGGTCGGACGCTTGGTCCGCCTGCCGCCGCCGTTCCCGATCTTCCCCCCATGAGCCTCGTCGCCCTCCTCCGCCGCCGACCCGACCTGCGCCGCCTGTGGATCGGCGAGGTGGTGTCGCAGGCGGGGGACTCCCTCTTCCAGATCGCCCTGCTCTGGCTCATGCTGGAGCTGACCGGCTCCTCCGGCCTCACCGGCCTGGTGGCCATGAGCGGCTACTTGCCCATTCTCCTCTTCGGCCTGCCGGCGGGCGCGCTGGTGGACCGCCTGGACCGCCGCCGCGTCATGCTGGGCGCCAACCTGGCCCGCGCCGCGCTGGTGCTGGTGCTGCCCCTGCTCGCCGCCGCGGCCTGGCTGGGCCCCGCCACGCTGGGCCTCGTCACCTTCGCCATGGCCTGCTTCAGCGCCCACTTCAACCCGGCGCGGGACGCCATCGTGCCGGAGCTGGCCGCCCCGTCCGAGCTGCGCGACGCCAACACCCTGGTCCAGAGCGGCTGGCAGCTGGCCCTCCTCGCCGGGCCGGGCCTGGCCGGCCTGCTCGTGCCCTGGACGGGCGAGCGCCACCTCTTCAGCGCCACGGGCCTGGCCTACCTCGTCTCGGCGCTTTTCATCTGGCGCCTGCGGACCCGGCGCCCCGCCGGCGCGACGCCGCCCTCACCCCTGGCCGCCGAGCTGCGCCGCTCCCTGGCCGAGGTGCGCAGCGGCCTGCGCCTGGCGCGGAGCGACCGCCGCCTGTGGGCCATCCTGCTGGTGACGGCGGCGGACAACCTCTTCATCATGGGGCCGGCCATCGTGGGCACGCCCCTCTTCGTCAAGCAGGTCCTCCAGGACGGCTCGGGCGACTACGCCTTCCTGCTCACCGCCTACGCCGCCGGCATGATCACGGGCAGCCTGCTGCTCAGCCGCTTCGGCGGCCGCTGGCGCGACAGCCGCCTCCTGCTCTGGGGCATCGTGCTGGACGGCATCACCTTCCTGCCCCTGCTCTGGGTGACCAGCTTCGCCGGCGCCTGGTGGACCCTCTTCGTCCACTCGCTCATGATCCCGCTCATCGTCATCCCGCGCCCCACCCTCATCCAGCGCCTTGTGCCGCGGGACTTCCACGGCCGCGTCTTCTCCATGATCAGCGTGGCGGTGACGGGCCTCAGCGCCGTCTCCGTGGCGCTCACCGGCCTCGTCGCCGAGTGGGTGCCCATCGCCACCATCTTCGGGGCCATCGCCGTCCTGGGCGCGGCGACGGGGCTGGCGGGATGGTCCATCCGCGAATTCCGCGACGCATGAGCAGCCGCATCGGCACCCTGGCCGAGGGCCATCTCCACGCCTCGCTGAAGGACCGCTGCGCCGAGCCCGGCGCCCGCTACGAAGCGCTGGTGGAGGGGCTCATCGTCGACGTGGTCAACCCGGGCGGACTGGTGGAGGTGCAGACCAGCGGCTTCAGCCGGCTCAAGCCCAAGCTGGAGCGCCTGCTGCCGGCCCACGGGCTGCGCCTGGTGCTGCCCATCCCCGGCGAGAAGATCATCGTGCGGATGGAAGAGGACGAGTGTGGCCGCCGCGAGCTGTCACGCCGCCGCTCCCCCAAGCGCGGCCAGTGGTGGGAGGCCTTCCGCGAACTGGTCAGCATCGCGCCCTGGCTGCTCCACCCCAACCTCTGCGTGGAGCTGCTCCTCACCCGCGAGGAGGAGATCCGCGCCCACCAGCCGGGCAAGGCCTGGCGGCGCCAGGGCTGGGTGGTGCGCGAGCGCCGCCTGGTCGAGGTGCTGGAGGTCCGCGCCTTCCACGGCCGCGGGGATTGGGCGGCCCTCCTCCCCTTCGCCGCCGGCGAGCCCTTCACCAGCGCCGACCTGGCCGCCGCCTGGGGCTCGCCCCGCTGGGTTGGACAGAAGGCCTGCTACACCCTGCACCGGGCCGGACTGCTGGAGCGGCTGGGCAAACAGGGCCGCTGCTGGGAGCATGTCCTCATCTCGCCCTGAGCGGGCAGGGTGCGCTTCGGCTTCTGCCGCCAGCCTCCGGACATGTCCCCGCAAAGGGGATCTCCCCGACTGTGCAGGGCTTGGCCAGGGTGCGGGCGATGCCCCGATCCCCGCCGCTTCTGTTGCAGGCAAACTCTGCCAGTAGCCTTGACATCATTCCCAACATTTGGCCAGCCCATACCAATGGACCGATCCCGTGATCTGTCGGTGCTGCTTTCAGAAGACTTGAGCTGGGTGCGAAGAGGGTTCTGAGGCAACCCCATCAGGAAGCGAGCTTGGCGCTCACCATGTCGTTGCAGCCACTTGACCTTGCCCAACAACGCCTGCGGGGCCGCGCCTTGCGTTGAGCACCTTGATCGCTTTGTAACACGGCATTTCACTAGACTCGATCCACTTGTTCCTGTCATACTTTGGTCATTTCCATCGCCAGTGTCGCAGCATCTGCGTCTCCCCAGTGCCATATTACTTGTATGGCGAGCACCTCGCCCACGTCGCGCAAGTCAGGGGATCCCATGCCGGAGAACGAAGCCGCTGCCCGGATCAAGATCAACGCGCTCCTGCAAGACGCGGGCTGGCGCTTCTTTGCCGAGGATGGACACCCCGCCAACATCAAGTTGGAATCCGGCGTGACGCTGGAGGCCATGGGCGACGACTTCCAAGGCACCAAGCACGGGTTCGTGGATTTCCTGCTGCTGGACTCGCGAAACTTTCCCTTGGTGGTGTTGGAGGCCAAGGCCGAGAGCATGGATCCGCTGGTGGGCAAGGAGCAGGCGCGCAAGTATGCCCGCTCGCTGAGCTGCCGTTTCGTGCTGCTGTCCAACGGCAACCTGCACTACTTCTGGGATCTGGAGCGCGGCAACCCTTACGTCATCACGGCCTTTCCCACGCCCGATTCCGCGGGCAGCTATCTGCGCACCCAGCCCAATCCACAGAAGCTGGCGGACGAGCCGGTGGACACGGACTACATCGTCCTGACCCAGCGCCCCGGCT encodes:
- a CDS encoding Fic family protein, which encodes MRYIYQQPGWPCFQWDAVALSPLLAAVRLQQGLVIGRMGVIGFALAAQANLEVATQDILGSTKIEGENLDPAEVRSSVARRLGIPTADPVHSGREVDGVVEMTLDATGNFAEPLTRDRLFAWHSSLFPLARSGMRPIRTGAWRTDESGPMQVVSGALGRERVHFQAPDAATLDQEVRRFLAWVEDGPQIDPVVKSALAHLWFVTLHPFEDGNGRIARAIGDLLLARSDQQPMRFYSLSTQICTERNAYYDCLEHTQHGDMDVTAWVTWYVECLRRALTRSEDLLSRVIFKHRFWATCSARVENARQKKILDKLLDDSLGSLTSSKWARIVRCSQDTALRDIQKLMEQGILQKLDRGGRSTAYGLRKDLLD
- a CDS encoding MFS transporter, which produces MSLVALLRRRPDLRRLWIGEVVSQAGDSLFQIALLWLMLELTGSSGLTGLVAMSGYLPILLFGLPAGALVDRLDRRRVMLGANLARAALVLVLPLLAAAAWLGPATLGLVTFAMACFSAHFNPARDAIVPELAAPSELRDANTLVQSGWQLALLAGPGLAGLLVPWTGERHLFSATGLAYLVSALFIWRLRTRRPAGATPPSPLAAELRRSLAEVRSGLRLARSDRRLWAILLVTAADNLFIMGPAIVGTPLFVKQVLQDGSGDYAFLLTAYAAGMITGSLLLSRFGGRWRDSRLLLWGIVLDGITFLPLLWVTSFAGAWWTLFVHSLMIPLIVIPRPTLIQRLVPRDFHGRVFSMISVAVTGLSAVSVALTGLVAEWVPIATIFGAIAVLGAATGLAGWSIREFRDA